The genomic region CACCAGGAGACATGGTGCGGAGAAGACCTACTACAAGGAACTGTACTAGGGAGACTCTGAAGAAGGAGGTATGAGTATGGCTTCCCTGAAGAGGATAGTTGAAATGCTCCAGAGGGCCAAAGAGGGGCCTGCCTGCACGGAAAAGGAATGGGAACGCAAGATAATCCCGGAAACGAACCGGAAGTACCTGAAGAAGTACGGGCTTGAGCATCACTACAATCCTAATACCCCCGTCAACCAGGACCTGGCGCTGGCGGACCGGTTCTTCGAGGCCGGCTTGGAGATGGCAGCGGAACTTGGGTTACTCTGTACCAGCACTGAGACGATAATCAAGGTCTCGAAAGAGGAGATACTCCAGGCGCTCCGCGATGCCCCGGACCACCTGGTGCTGGGTGAGGGCAGGGACCAGGTGACAATGCGAGCCAGGACACCTGAGGACAAGAACCCGCCCATCTTTGCGGGCCCCTTGTGCATACAGGTTTCCGAGGACCTGTTCGTTCCCATCTCCGAGGGTATCTTCAAGAGCAGGAAGGTACGGATCCAGGAGGGTCCTTCCATAGATACGGTGTTCGGGAAGCCCGTCTACTCCGGCTCCCCGTTCGAGACGGCTGTCGGCGTGAGGGAGGTCCAGCTGAAGCAGGAGGCCATGTGGCGTGTAGGGCGTCCCGGGCTACCCCAGATGGGTATCGGCTCAAGCACAACTGAGTACGGCAACCTGGGGGCGTTCCACCTCCAGAATTCGCCGAGCAACCGGGCCATAGCCATCATCCTGAACCCCTCGGAGCTGAAAACCAACTTCACCTCGTTCCACAAGGCCATCCATGCCATCGGCTGTGACGCCTATCTCGACTGCGGCGGGGCCTATGCCATGATAGGCGGGTTCAGCGGTTCTCCGGAGGGATGCGTCCTTACCAACATCGCCACTGACCTTCTCATGTTCACGATCCTCCAGTCGGATGTGGCGGCCAGTGCCATCTATGACATGCGCTATGACTCCAGCTGCTCCCGTCACGCGCTGTGGGCAAACACCGTGGCGACCCAGGCGGAGGCCCGTCATACCCACATGATGCTCTACAAGCTCATCAACCAACTGGCCGGGCCCTGCACTGAGGAAATCCTCTACACATCCGCCGCAGGGACCATAGCAACCGCTGTGTCCGGTGTGGCCTTCCAGATAGGTCCGCGGACGGCAGGCGGGCGGTTCAAGAACTACCTCACGCCGCTGGAGCACTGGTTCATGGCTGAGGTGTTCGAGGCCAGCGCCGAATTGTCTCTGGAGAAGGCCAATGAGATTGTCTCTTACCTGCTCAGCACGTACGAGGCGGGGCTAAAGGATCCACCTGAGGGTAAGAGCTTCATGGAGTGTTTCGACGTGAAGACACTGGCACCCAGCAAAGAGTGGGTCGACATAGCGGACAAGGTTGCCGGTGACCTGTGCGCCCACGGCCTGCCCATGGGTGACCCAGTGGTGACCCGGGCGTAGGAAGACCTGGCGGGAGCATGGCGCACGAAGGGAGAGGAACGGCTTGAAATTCATCGATTTGACAGTACCTCTAGGGATCGCCACGCCACCGTGGCCCACCTACGAGCCCCTGCAGGTGAAGTACTTCAAGAGGCTGGCGCCCAATGGCGCCAACGGGCAACTGGTGACCCACTCAAATCACGTGGGGACTCACCTGGACGGAGAAATCCACTTCTACACGCCGGGGAAGGACATAGCCTCGCTGGACATGGACTACCTGGTGCATGAT from Bacillota bacterium harbors:
- a CDS encoding monomethylamine:corrinoid methyltransferase, which gives rise to MASLKRIVEMLQRAKEGPACTEKEWERKIIPETNRKYLKKYGLEHHYNPNTPVNQDLALADRFFEAGLEMAAELGLLCTSTETIIKVSKEEILQALRDAPDHLVLGEGRDQVTMRARTPEDKNPPIFAGPLCIQVSEDLFVPISEGIFKSRKVRIQEGPSIDTVFGKPVYSGSPFETAVGVREVQLKQEAMWRVGRPGLPQMGIGSSTTEYGNLGAFHLQNSPSNRAIAIILNPSELKTNFTSFHKAIHAIGCDAYLDCGGAYAMIGGFSGSPEGCVLTNIATDLLMFTILQSDVAASAIYDMRYDSSCSRHALWANTVATQAEARHTHMMLYKLINQLAGPCTEEILYTSAAGTIATAVSGVAFQIGPRTAGGRFKNYLTPLEHWFMAEVFEASAELSLEKANEIVSYLLSTYEAGLKDPPEGKSFMECFDVKTLAPSKEWVDIADKVAGDLCAHGLPMGDPVVTRA